One stretch of Methanobacteriaceae archaeon DNA includes these proteins:
- a CDS encoding nitrogen fixation protein NifH, with protein sequence MGGWKSYLNSDPTEWLLDENNPSVRYFTLRDILNRSENDLEVKDAQEKIMEIGVVPKILDKQEIGGYWGLPENFYSRAKYKGTSWQLITLAELGADGKDERIRKTCEFILKNAQDPISGAFSYISNKNGEGDYERVLTCLTANMAWSLIKFGYLEDERIQKAIEWLIKYQRFDDEPGKAPNEWPYKRWKRCYGERTCHSIIVKSLKVFSEIPKNKRTPEMVDYIGKGAEHMLNHHIYKRSQPPTLGSFKWLEFGFPLMWSIDALEVLGLLTKLGYKDERMKDAFDIMISKQNDDGKWLLENTFNGRVQVGIERKGKPSKWITLNALRVLKGYHG encoded by the coding sequence ATGGGTGGATGGAAATCATATTTAAATTCAGATCCCACTGAATGGCTCTTGGATGAAAATAATCCTTCAGTTAGATACTTTACCTTAAGAGACATTTTAAATAGGTCAGAAAATGATTTGGAAGTTAAAGATGCTCAAGAAAAAATAATGGAAATCGGTGTTGTTCCTAAAATACTGGATAAACAGGAAATTGGAGGATATTGGGGCCTTCCTGAAAATTTTTACAGTCGTGCTAAATACAAAGGAACCTCATGGCAGTTAATAACATTGGCTGAGCTGGGAGCTGATGGAAAAGATGAAAGAATAAGAAAAACTTGTGAATTTATCCTTAAAAATGCTCAAGATCCAATTAGTGGCGCATTTTCATATATAAGTAATAAAAACGGAGAAGGGGACTATGAACGAGTTCTAACATGCCTTACAGCAAATATGGCTTGGTCTCTTATTAAATTTGGGTATTTAGAGGATGAAAGAATTCAAAAAGCAATAGAATGGCTAATAAAATACCAGAGATTTGATGATGAACCAGGTAAAGCACCAAATGAATGGCCCTATAAAAGATGGAAAAGATGTTATGGTGAACGTACATGTCACAGCATAATTGTAAAATCTCTTAAAGTCTTTTCTGAAATACCTAAAAATAAAAGAACACCAGAAATGGTGGATTATATTGGTAAAGGGGCGGAACACATGCTTAATCATCATATCTACAAAAGAAGTCAACCTCCGACTTTAGGTAGTTTTAAATGGCTAGAATTTGGTTTTCCATTGATGTGGAGCATAGATGCTCTGGAAGTTTTGGGATTACTCACTAAACTGGGTTATAAAGATGAAAGAATGAAGGATGCCTTTGATATTATGATATCCAAACAGAATGATGACGGTAAATGGTTATTGGAAAATACTTTTAATGGGCGTGTTCAAGTGGGGATTGAAAGAAAGGGAAAACCCAGTAAATGGATTACTTTAAATGCATTGCGCGTTTTAAAAGGATATCATGGTTAA
- a CDS encoding amidohydrolase family protein, translated as MIIDAHVHLHPTKEVGKMVVEMIKEEQGVDYYSYGTPDDYLNDMKNAGIDKAVMVSFAHDNQLKNNNFWTVAITRSGKNRPAKYPMFIPFISVSPTMNGRTPVEELEHKYNWGMKGLKIHPIAQNFSPDDERMWPVYDWMVKHDLPITAHSGMNIDNKSDLGEPNRWIKVLENFPDLKLILAHLGNGFWDQTVEIADKYPNVMFDTAIAISHIDSPTTLDDEESIDLIKTIGSHRILFGSDYPWVNPGKDIMKIKSLEISMDDKKKILGENAARLFDLK; from the coding sequence ATGATTATAGATGCTCATGTACACCTCCATCCTACCAAAGAAGTTGGAAAAATGGTTGTGGAAATGATTAAAGAAGAACAGGGGGTAGATTATTACAGCTATGGCACACCTGATGATTATTTAAATGATATGAAAAATGCAGGTATTGATAAGGCAGTAATGGTCAGCTTTGCACATGATAACCAGCTTAAAAACAATAATTTTTGGACGGTAGCCATAACTCGATCTGGAAAAAACAGACCTGCTAAATATCCTATGTTCATCCCGTTTATATCAGTAAGTCCCACAATGAATGGCAGAACTCCGGTGGAAGAGCTTGAACACAAGTATAACTGGGGAATGAAAGGCCTAAAGATTCATCCAATAGCTCAAAATTTTTCTCCAGATGATGAACGAATGTGGCCGGTTTATGACTGGATGGTTAAACATGATTTGCCTATTACGGCCCATTCAGGAATGAATATTGATAATAAATCTGATCTCGGTGAACCAAATAGATGGATTAAAGTTTTAGAAAATTTTCCGGATTTAAAGCTCATTTTAGCACATTTAGGTAATGGGTTTTGGGATCAAACAGTAGAAATAGCAGATAAATATCCTAATGTAATGTTTGATACTGCAATTGCTATTTCTCACATTGATAGTCCCACTACACTGGACGATGAAGAATCAATTGACCTTATAAAGACCATTGGTTCCCACAGGATACTGTTTGGTTCAGATTATCCCTGGGTAAATCCTGGAAAAGATATAATGAAAATAAAAAGCCTTGAAATTAGTATGGATGATAAAAAGAAAATTTTAGGGGAAAATGCAGCTAGACTTTTTGATTTAAAGTAG
- a CDS encoding GyrI-like domain-containing protein yields the protein MPKIDLKKELKDIYSASKSKATIVKVPKLNYLMIDGEGDPNNSIEYQQAMEVLFPASFKVKFISKKDKSQDYVVMPLEGLWWADNMEDFNVEDKSGWKWTAMIMQPDFITKSMIEQAIEEVEEKKNPVALSKMRFETLEEGPSAQIMYIGPYSEEGPTVAALHEFIEKEGYVFDGNIHGQQHHEIYLSDMRLIKPERLRTIIRQPLKENR from the coding sequence ATGCCTAAAATTGATCTTAAAAAAGAATTAAAAGATATTTATTCCGCTTCTAAAAGTAAAGCTACAATTGTAAAAGTTCCTAAATTAAACTATCTAATGATTGATGGAGAAGGAGATCCTAATAATTCAATTGAATATCAACAAGCGATGGAGGTCCTTTTCCCAGCTTCTTTCAAAGTAAAATTTATTTCTAAAAAAGATAAATCCCAGGATTATGTGGTAATGCCCTTAGAAGGCCTTTGGTGGGCGGATAATATGGAAGATTTCAATGTGGAAGATAAATCAGGCTGGAAATGGACAGCCATGATAATGCAACCTGATTTTATTACTAAATCCATGATTGAACAAGCTATTGAAGAAGTTGAGGAAAAGAAAAATCCGGTAGCACTTTCTAAGATGAGGTTTGAAACCTTGGAAGAAGGACCATCGGCCCAAATTATGTATATTGGTCCCTACTCTGAAGAAGGCCCCACAGTTGCAGCATTGCATGAATTTATTGAGAAAGAAGGATATGTATTTGATGGTAACATCCATGGCCAACAGCACCATGAGATCTATTTAAGTGATATGCGACTTATAAAACCAGAAAGACTTAGAACGATTATAAGACAACCCTTAAAAGAAAATAGGTGA
- a CDS encoding PadR family transcriptional regulator, whose protein sequence is MSRISDIEAAILGLLYEHYHYAYRLEQIIKKRGMRNWADIGFSSIYYVLKRLEEKELVESKMRTAEGKPSRKVYTITEEGQQAMQEKVQEILSENKKQIYSFDLGMANIEILGPKKAINCLNDYLKSTEERIEFLEESIVMHESITSPYNVIALFTRPLALLKAEKSWVENFIQKIKEIDGFNKMES, encoded by the coding sequence ATGTCTAGAATATCGGATATTGAAGCCGCCATATTGGGACTACTTTATGAACATTATCACTATGCTTACCGTCTTGAACAGATTATAAAAAAGAGAGGAATGCGTAATTGGGCAGATATAGGATTTTCATCCATTTATTATGTTCTTAAACGGCTGGAAGAAAAGGAATTGGTCGAAAGTAAAATGAGAACTGCTGAAGGCAAACCATCAAGAAAGGTATATACTATAACCGAAGAAGGACAGCAGGCCATGCAGGAAAAAGTTCAGGAAATTTTATCTGAAAATAAAAAACAAATATACTCCTTTGATCTGGGAATGGCTAATATTGAGATTTTAGGGCCAAAAAAAGCTATAAATTGTCTAAATGATTATTTGAAATCAACAGAAGAACGCATTGAATTTCTTGAAGAATCAATAGTGATGCATGAAAGTATAACTTCTCCTTACAATGTAATTGCTCTTTTTACCCGCCCTTTGGCCCTTTTAAAAGCAGAAAAATCATGGGTAGAAAATTTCATTCAAAAAATTAAAGAGATTGATGGATTTAATAAAATGGAGTCATAA